In Blastocatellia bacterium, the following proteins share a genomic window:
- a CDS encoding sigma-54 dependent transcriptional regulator, whose translation MKTHQEAPARVLIADDQSDVLEALRLLLKTEGYQIEMARSPADILEALESRDFDVALIDLNYARDTTSGKEGLDVLSRIQRLDSTLPVIVMTAWGSIELAVEAMRRGARDFIQKPWDNARLLSIVRTQVELARALRRGQQLEAENLMLRREVHPTLIAESPAMKSVLDLIARVGPADANVLITGESGTGKGVVAQALHAASPRAARTMVTVNVPALSEALFESELFGHVKGAFTDAKTDRVGRFELADGSTLFLDEIAHIPLVLQAKLLRAIETGEFERVGSSRTRRVDVRIISATNADLSEEVARGRFRQDLLFRLNTVEIHLPPLCDRREDILPLAKHFLSLYCRRYRKDIRGFDDAAHQALLNYSWPGNVRELDHTIQRAVLMAEGEVLREFDLGLRSGRELRARLDDLSLEEVERLLIQKALARFGGNVSKAAELLGLSRSALYRRIQKHGL comes from the coding sequence ATGAAGACTCACCAGGAGGCGCCCGCACGCGTGTTGATTGCCGATGACCAGTCCGATGTGCTGGAAGCTCTTCGCTTGTTGCTCAAGACCGAAGGGTATCAGATCGAGATGGCGCGTTCTCCGGCAGACATTTTAGAGGCGCTGGAGTCCCGCGATTTCGACGTTGCTTTGATTGACCTCAACTATGCGCGAGACACCACCTCCGGCAAGGAAGGACTGGACGTGCTCTCTCGCATTCAGCGTCTGGATAGCACGCTTCCGGTCATCGTCATGACGGCTTGGGGAAGCATCGAGCTGGCCGTAGAAGCAATGCGCCGAGGAGCGCGCGATTTCATTCAAAAGCCCTGGGACAACGCTCGGCTTCTGAGCATCGTGCGCACGCAGGTCGAGCTGGCGCGAGCGCTTCGGCGCGGTCAGCAACTGGAAGCCGAGAATCTAATGCTCCGCCGCGAGGTTCACCCAACGTTGATTGCTGAATCTCCCGCCATGAAGTCGGTGCTCGATCTTATTGCTCGCGTCGGCCCAGCGGATGCCAACGTGCTGATTACGGGCGAAAGTGGAACCGGCAAAGGAGTCGTCGCCCAGGCGCTTCATGCGGCTTCCCCGCGCGCGGCCCGGACGATGGTGACGGTGAATGTGCCTGCCCTCTCCGAAGCCCTCTTTGAAAGCGAACTCTTCGGTCACGTCAAAGGAGCTTTCACCGATGCCAAGACGGACCGCGTCGGTCGGTTTGAGCTGGCCGATGGAAGCACGTTGTTCTTAGATGAAATTGCTCACATTCCTCTGGTGCTTCAAGCCAAACTGCTCCGAGCTATCGAAACCGGCGAATTCGAGCGCGTCGGATCCTCCCGGACTCGCCGCGTGGACGTTCGCATCATCTCGGCCACCAATGCCGATCTGAGCGAGGAAGTCGCCCGAGGCCGCTTCCGTCAGGATCTTCTTTTTCGACTCAACACGGTAGAGATTCATCTGCCGCCGCTCTGCGACCGACGCGAAGATATTCTACCGTTGGCTAAGCATTTCCTCAGCCTCTACTGCCGGCGTTACCGAAAGGACATCCGAGGCTTTGATGATGCGGCCCACCAGGCTTTGCTGAATTACTCCTGGCCGGGGAATGTTCGGGAACTGGATCATACGATCCAGCGGGCCGTGCTCATGGCGGAGGGAGAGGTTTTAAGAGAATTTGATCTCGGTTTGCGCTCGGGCCGTGAGCTTCGGGCTCGGCTCGACGATTTGAGTCTGGAAGAAGTCGAACGCTTGCTGATTCAAAAAGCCCTCGCTCGCTTCGGCGGCAATGTCAGTAAGGCAGCGGAACTTCTGGGATTGAGTCGCAGCGCCCTCTACCGGCGCATTCAAAAACACGGATTATGA